From Negativicutes bacterium:
TATAACTTCTGTCGCGGTCTTATCATTGATCACAACAGTTTGTTTTGAGATAAAAAAATAGCTCAAAATAATAATTATTATAATGCTATAGCTTAAAAATATTATCTTATTATTTTTCATCTCATTACTCCTTTTAAAAAATGCCGAGCTTGGCTATCCACGCTCGGCATTAAGCTACTCAGTTATTTATTTACCATAACTTTTAATTACTTCATCAGTAATATCTTGACCGCCATATACAACATTGCTTTTTTCTACAACAATTGTTAAACCTTTAGCATCAGCAACTTTTTTAACTGCTGCATTAATTTTATCAAAAATAGGTCCTAATAATTCTCTTTCTTTATTTTGTAAACGTTGTTGTATTTGTTGGTAATATTCTTGTTTTTGCTGGTCATTCATACTAGCAGATTTGCTTTCAAAATCT
This genomic window contains:
- a CDS encoding OmpH family outer membrane protein, translating into MLKFEKKQIKIITIAIAVAFVIGIIGVATMQSSNSYAAASSNVGVVNNNMLFNQHPEVAQAKTKMEAEYEQAKKDFESKSASMNDQQKQEYYQQIQQRLQNKERELLGPIFDKINAAVKKVADAKGLTIVVEKSNVVYGGQDITDEVIKSYGK